cTTGTGACCCAAACTGCTGCACTACAGAGAGTGTGATTTGGTTGATGCCAAATAGAAGTTGATTTATTAAGTGCTGGCTTTAGGCCAGATACTGTTCTAAGTATTTCTTCCTATACTATTTGATTTAGTTTTAATACAATATTGCAAAACAGTTCAGTTcctttgaaaataatatattaacaATTTATGATAATGATAATTCTATAGGTTATTTATGACAGAAACCAGAATTTTCATATATACCTTTTCAATTTTTCCCTTATCACCTATTTCAGTCATAAGGAACTTCTGTATTAAGCAGAATTGTGTGCTTGGTTTAGTGAGGTCACCTTCATGGTTTTATTACCTAACAGTTCTATAATCTAACTAGGTCAAATACCTAGGTATTTTACATTAAATACCCTCAACAATATCCTTCATTTATTATAACACAGATGTTATTTCCACttcaattaaataagtaaatatgtataaaatgtattcaaGAGAGCTTTGCAAAGACTTCCTTCATAGATCTGAGAATGGGGCATTTAGTGTCTGATCAGTGGAGTAATTTTTACACTTAGCATTCAGAATAATATCTCCACAAAGAACACACTTTTTGTAGTTTGAAGAAATCAAACAGCTCTGTATGCCCTATATTTACAACATAAAAGAAGTTATTTCACAgcctgtgtatatgcacatatgtttataaatatattttctagttGTTTCAAGCTCCGTGATCTTTGAAATAGTATCTAGCTTGATAATGCAGGGCTGGTGATTTTGTTTAGctgtagagtgcctgcctagcaatCACAAGGCCCCGGGTTTGGTCCTGAGCActagaaaaacaagcaaagacaaaaacaaaaaccaaagtaaCTAATTTGACAAGGCTGTTTCTTGGCATTTTCCTAAAAGGAAGTATtatattgaaaatagaatttagTGGCACTGTATTAAATCCACAATCTTTACCAAGCAAATTATTTAGAGTGAAAAATATATAATCATCTTAACATTATGTCTTGGGATATTTTCCTTTAGTAATGAAGATCCATAAAACTCGGAATGTTCTTAATAATTCAAATGACTATTGCTTTTTTCCAGATTCCTCATACTAAAACCAGTACCAAAAAAGACTGCAATGTTGACCTTAACCAAAATTGTGTTGATTTCAAGTCTATTCATTTGGTTACCATTTGCAAGGCCTGAGAAAAAGAATCCAGGAAGAAATGTAACTCAGTACACCACAGAAGATTTGAAAACAGCGGGAAACCAATCCATTCCTTTGGAAAGGACAAATGTGACTTCAGAGAAAGACAATAGTAATACCTCCAAACCCATGGTAACAGATGCCTCTGTTTTGGATTTACCCACGACCTATGAAACAATACATTCTACCAGTAACTGGCCAACAGCTAGCTCTACTGAGGACCCAAGACCCACCTCCACATATTCCATCCCTCCCTTGACTCATAGGTTTGTTTCCAAGTTGCCTTTGAACTCATCCACAGCAGATTTCTCAGCACATTCTGATCCTATGCATTCTGCACCATCAGAAAGTTTCACCTGGTCCCTGGACAATGACACCATGAACATTCCTGACAATATTTCCAGTACAGACAatattctccctctgcctccgatGACTACACCTGTGACCCCTCTGACAGATGAACCTACTGAATGGCCTGCCACAGACAATGACAACTTCGCTAGTTTTACCATGTATCAAGAAAAAACAACTTTACAGCCTACCTTAAAATTCACcaataattcaaaatttttttcCAATACATCAGACTCCCCAAAAGGTATATATAagtggatttaattttttttggctaTGTAAGACTGAATTTCTAGGGAAATAATATAACTTAAGTCCAAGGAGTGCAATTCTAGGGAAAGGCAGGCAATTACAGTGGTGTGAGTCATTCTTATCTGTGAGGAGTAAACAGTAGAAGTTGTGCAGTGGTTTTAGGACTTAATTGAGCACATGCTACTTTTTAGTAAGAGGGAGCATGAAGAGGGAGTGAAGCAAAAGGTTATGATGGTAAATGAACATGCTGCCTGAGACATTGGGTAACAATTTCCATTGTCTCTTTAGAGACAATCCGGACTTTCAGGAGTGTTCTATAAATGAGCTTTAAAATATACGCATGTGACCTTTGAAACACTGAACAAAATGACTACTTTTATCGATTATCTGACCCCACACAGTTACTATACAACAAAAATCAGAGCAGTGACAGTCCAAGAAATAGCTAGACAAACTTACCACAAGAAAAATATCCTTAACTTTTAGTTTAATATCTGATGAgaattatatgaatatatttttgaaTCACAACACtattatataaacatttttataattccaTTACAGACTGTGTCAAATTAAAAACATAAGTTAAGAAAGCTACCAGAAGCTGTATGATGTCAGAGGCTGTATGATATCAGAGACTTATGATGTCAGAGGCTACATAATGTCAGAGGCTGTATGAAGGGCTCATTAAGCTTAATTTCCTCCAGGGCAAGCTGTAAGTTCATAGGTTTAAagtgattttattgttttatagtaagggctttttttaaatgaacccaGTGCCTTCTGATGGATTTTCTTAGAGGTTAAATTAATTATAATCTATAAATGCATAATCAGATTGGCATTTGTAAATTGTTGTCAAC
The Microtus pennsylvanicus isolate mMicPen1 chromosome 2, mMicPen1.hap1, whole genome shotgun sequence DNA segment above includes these coding regions:
- the Muc15 gene encoding mucin-15 isoform X1 codes for the protein MLTLTKIVLISSLFIWLPFARPEKKNPGRNVTQYTTEDLKTAGNQSIPLERTNVTSEKDNSNTSKPMVTDASVLDLPTTYETIHSTSNWPTASSTEDPRPTSTYSIPPLTHRFVSKLPLNSSTADFSAHSDPMHSAPSESFTWSLDNDTMNIPDNISSTDNILPLPPMTTPVTPLTDEPTEWPATDNDNFASFTMYQEKTTLQPTLKFTNNSKFFSNTSDSPKEYKNTGIVFGGILGAILGASLLSLVGYLLCGQRKTDSFSHRRLYDDRNEPVLRLDNAPEPYDVNFGNSSYYNSAVSDSSMPEGRESIQDGIPMDDIPPLRTSM
- the Muc15 gene encoding mucin-15 isoform X2, translating into MLTLTKIVLISSLFIWLPFARPEKKNPGRNVTQYTTEDLKTAGNQSIPLERTNVTSEKDNSNTSKPMVTDASVLDLPTTYETIHSTSNWPTASSTEDPRPTSTYSIPPLTHRFVSKLPLNSSTADFSAHSDPMHSAPSESFTWSLDNDTMNIPDNISSTDNILPLPPMTTPVTPLTDEPTEWPATDNDNFASFTMYQEKTTLQPTLKFTNNSKFFSNTSDSPKEYKNTGIVFGGILGAILGASLLSLVGYLLCGQRKTDSFSHRRLYDDRNEPVTTTQL